From a region of the Rhinopithecus roxellana isolate Shanxi Qingling chromosome 8, ASM756505v1, whole genome shotgun sequence genome:
- the CRABP2 gene encoding cellular retinoic acid-binding protein 2: MPNFSGNWKIIRSENFEDLLKVLGVNVMLRKIAVAAASKPAVEIKQEGDTFYIKTSTTVRTTEINFKVGEEFEEQTVDGRPCKSLVKWESENKMVCEQKLLKGEGPKTSWTRELTNDGELILTMTADDVVCTRVYVRE, encoded by the exons atgcccaacttctCTGGCAATTGGAAAATCATCCGATCGGAAAACTTCGAGGATTTGCTGAAAGTGCTGG GGGTGAATGTGATGCTGAGGAAGATTGCTGTGGCTGCAGCGTCCAAGCCAGCAGTGGAGATCAAACAGGAGGGAGACACTTTCTACATCAAAACCTCCACCACCGTGCGCACCACAGAGATTAACTTCAAGGTTGGGGAAGAGTTTGAGGAGCAGACTGTCGATGGGAGGCCCTGTAAG AGCCTGGTGAAATGGGAGAGCGAGAATAAAATGGTCTGTGAGCAGAAGCTCCTGAAGGGAGAGGGCCCCAAGACCTCGTGGACCAGAGAACTGACCAATGATGGGGAGCTGATCCTG ACCATGACGGCGGATGATGTTGTGTGCACCAGAGTCTACGTCCGAGAGTGA